Below is a genomic region from Castanea sativa cultivar Marrone di Chiusa Pesio chromosome 2, ASM4071231v1.
TAAATACTATTCAAGGTATTCCTCGGTCTATTTTCTATGTTGCATGAACACAAAAATTTTAGCCAAGTACTTGTGTCTGACACTAGTATTGGTAAGACATGACTAAAATCTGTACCCAGCGagtacccttttttttaatctaggCACATCCCAAACATGATTGCGACATAGTCGTGACACGCTAATACGTCCCAGACATAGCAaaactttggaaaaaaataaaagaaaaagaaaaagaaagaaagaaagaacatgaTTTTTGACCAATGCCTCTCTTTTCCTCTTAGTTTTCTGATTTGATTTATGCGGTGTGCCTTCTCGGAGTAGATTGGCGACAATTGAACGGCCTCCTCCAACCCCAAAgctccctctctctccctttgcttttctctctctttaggtTTTGGATTTTATCTCTCTTTTGACACTTTCTTGCTCtgtttctttttcccttttttttttttttgtcgattTGGCTTAACTTATCCTTACGCatgttattttcttattttatatgtatgacattttttttttttggttttgtgtttatCACCCTTATGCTAGTTATGggtttagtattattattattttggttttatctGTCTTATGGGTTTAGTAATGAAACATAAATTGTACttaaaacaacattttatggGTATTATTgtacttattttttgtttttacttaatttaaatcctaaaataaacatatattgtctaaaattatttcaaaatatagctaaatatattaattaattaattgatgtACTCTCGACATGTAGTATTCTTGTTTTTCAAGAATTGCAGTACATTTGTACCAATTACCCGTGTCGGTGTCCATGCAATCTAGTCTATTTTCTGTTCCGTGATTGAGTGCCCTTGTGCTCCTTTTTTGGCAATGTACAATACACGTTTACAACtaacacccttttttttttcaaaattttttaatgcaaaCTAATCATTATTTGACATTAGGGTTAGTTGAGGGCTTGATTTGTTATCTAGTCCCattgtgaataattttttaaaataaaaaagtcacaAACTGAAAGTAATTAAAACCATCGCCCAATTATGTATATGCCTAACAGTCTTTATACTCAAAGAAATAGTTTGTTTTAGGTTTCATATAAGGTCTCGAGAAAAAGAAGTGCTGAGTCAATAGAGTTGAAAAGAAGATTCAAgttttgggaaaagaaaataataaagaactTTTAAATGGAAATGAAAAGCAGCAGGGTAAGGGCAAGAAGAATTATTTGGGTTGTGGAGACTTTTTGGATGGGTTGGCATTGGGCCAAGCCTAAGCCCGAAtccatctttttattttaaaaagagaaattatataaaaagccCATAATATATAATGCGTTTTGGATTAggtcatatatttttcattttattttcaattaaagtcctaaattttaaaaataattttaatttgaagccTCTATCCATCTCTCTCAttcatttctattattttaggCAACAATGAAACATagcaaaatagaaaattattgataaaactatactttttttaaggatttgtTTGTTATCAATTTGGCAACCGCATAGATGGTAAAGAGAAAAGGCttcatttggaaaaagaaagatttgttTAGGATGAGAAAGTGATTAATAGAAAATTAAACTTGATTATTCAGATTAAAGTAGGGGTGAAATTGGTTGGTTACAAGCCGATTTTTCCATCGAACCGAAAGTTTCAATTTTGCCATATTTGGAACCAACACCAAACTGTAAGGGAGGAACACCACACCGAATTGACTAGATTTCAATCAGTTCAGTTTGGTCGGCTTTTTGCTACTCCTATTTTCTTTGAAACCAAAcagattaaagaaaagaaaaacccatttccttttattttcccTATCATACAAACAACTCACAATTAagcaagaaagagaaaaaagagatttaGAGAACATACCCAAAATGAGACCAAAATAAGAGAGAGGTGATGAGGAGGGATGTGGAGAAAGGTAGGAACAATGGAGAAGGTggtgaggagagagagagagagagagaaccgcTAAAGCCCGAAgtaaagagagaagagagaaccTAGGATAAAAGTGTGAAACACTTGTGTCCTTACTCCTTGCCATTAAGCTACACAAACAATCTTGatataatttgtatatattaacatttaatatatattggtcggttttggtttggtttaatattttcTGAATTCGAGACTAAAACAATCAATTCCAGTTTTCCAAAAAtacaaaccaaaaccaaacttaattgagaaaaaaattgaaaaattgaattcgGTTTAGGCGGATTTGATTGGTCCATTTggtttaccatttttttttccagcctaAGGTAAAACAAAAGGTTTtataattaattcttttttattttttttcaccctcaaaaaagaaaaaagaaaaagagataggTAAAGTTTTCTAATTGAAATGCTTTCTTAAGTTTGAGATTTtaaacttctcaaaaaaaaagtttgagattttaatgtgggtttcaattagctcaactggtaaagtttctaacAGTGAAATAAGAAATCTAAGATTTGCcaacaccaaaaattgattggtgtcttgacctgatgataaagagcaatcaAAGCTATCATTAAGAGCGGATGTCATAGGTTAAAAACATCTCAAAAAAAGGTTTgagattttaattgaaaaaattaaaacctatgACCTACTCTATGAATTACAAGTTACTTACTAGTTGTAATTGTAAATGGTGAAATATGAAATCTAGGGTTTGTcaacaccaaaaattaattaatgtcttAACCTGATGATAGGAAGTTATcagaaatattattaaaagtggacATCATAAGTTGaaaacaactcaaaaaaaaagtttgagattttaatcgaaaaaattaaaacctgaCCTACTCTATGAATTACAAGTTACTTACTGGTTGTAATTGTACTTATGAAAGTTGCCAAGAGCACAAAGACCAGGAGATAGGGAAAATATGCATTTTATCCTatggaaaaattattataagGTCAAATGCATATCCTTAGTCCTGAGGAGAAGCTAAGGTAGAGAATGATTTCACTCCATCTCCTTCAAGCAACCCCACACTCCTTAAGCTCTCCGTCTAGGTCGTACCCATCACCACTGAATGGCCTTGAAACATGCTCAACCATGGCTGAGCTCAAGCAATATCACTCCCAACTCATTCGACTCGGTCTTTCAGCCGATAACGATGCCATGGGCCGAGTCATTAAGTTCTGTGCTGTATCAAAAAATGGTGATTTGGGTTATGCCCTCCAGGTGTTTGATACAATTCCTCACCCAGATGCTTTCATCTACAATACCATAATGAGAGGATACTTGCAGTACCAACTCCCCAGAAATTGCATTCACTTGTACTCACAAATGTTGCAAGACTCTGTTGAACCCAATAGATTTACGTTCCCTTCTGTAATTAGAGCCTGTTGCAACGATAACGCTATTGAAGAAGGGCAACAAGTCCATGCTCATGTTGTGAAATTTGGGTTTGAAGCAGATGGTTTTTCTCAAAACAATTTGATTTATATGTATGTGAATTTTCAGTCTTTGGTGAAAGCAAGAAGGGTTTTTGATAAGATGCACGTGCGGGATGTTGTGTCATGGACTAGTTTGATTACAGGGTATTCACAATGGGGATTTTTAGATGAGGCTTTTGAAGTTTTTGAGCTGATGCCTGAGAGGAATTCTGTCTCTTGGAATGCCATGATTGCCGGTTATGTCCAGAGTAATCGGTTTCATGAGGCATTCACTTTATTTGATAGGATGCGAGCTGAAAAGGTAGTGTTGGATAAATTTGTCGCGGCTAGTATGCTTTCGGCTTGTACAGGATTAGGAGCTCTAGATCAAGGGAAGTGGATACATGGGCATATTAAAAGGAGTGGAATTGAATTGGACTCAAAGCTTGCAACAACTATAATTGATATGTACTGCAAATGTGGTAGCTTGGATAAGGCTTCCGAAGTTTTCAATGAGTTGCCGCATAAAGGGATTTCATCATGGAATTGCATGATTGGGGGGTTAGCAATGCATGGTAAGGGAGAGGCTGCTATTCAGTTATTTAAGGAGATGGAGAAGGAGAAGGTAGCTCCTGATAACATCACTTTTGTGAATGTCCTCAGTGCATGTGCTCATTCAGGGTTAGTTGAAGAGGGCAGGTATTACTTTAATTATATGGTTGAAGTTCATGGTATTGAGCCCACAACAGAGCATTTTGGATGCATGGTTGATCTGCTTGGAAGAGCTGGAATGCTAGAGGAAGCAAGTGAGCTCATTAGCAAGATGCCCATGAGCCCTGATGTAGGTGTATTGGGTGCTCTCCTTGGAGCCTGCAAAATCCACAAGAACTTTGAGTTGGGAGAACAAATAGGAAAGAGGGTAATTGAACTAGAGCCTAACAATAGCGGGCGCTATGTGTTGTTAGCTAATTTATATGCCAATGCTGGTAGATGGGAAGATGTTGCTGGTGTAAGAAAATTGATGAATGACAGAGGAGTGAAAAAGGTTGCTGGTTTTTCCATGATTGAATTGGAGGGAGTGGTCAATGAGTTTATTGCAGGGGGAAAGGGACACCCTCAAGCCCAAGACATTTACATCAAAGTTGATGAGATGTTACAACGTATAAGATGTGTTGGCTATGTGCCTGACACTGATGGAGCATTATTGCATGACCTTGTTGAGGAGGAAAAGGAAAACCCCTTGTACTACCACAGTGAGAAACTAGCAATTGGGTTTGGCCTGTTGAAGACTAGACCTGGAGAAACTCTTCGTATCTCGAAGAATTTGCGTGTGTGTAAAGATTGTCACGTTGCAACGAAGCTCATCTCAAAGGTTTATGATCGTGAAATAATAGTAAGAGATAGAAATCGCTTTCACCATTTTAAAAATGGACAATGTTCTTGTAAAGATTATTGGTAACCTTGTGTTATAATTAATCAATATAATTTATAGGGATCTTCAAGTGTGTTTGTAAGTAGGTTCAACAGTTAGATATATATGTACACCAAAACTTCTAGTTAGCTCAAGTCGTAAAATATCTACACCAATTTGTTTATGGACATATTTTGAAAGCCCCAAAAGTACTATACTTTTAAAACCAACTTTCAGCAAATAAGCAAATCAGCAAAGTGCTTGTCGAAAAGCATaatatctttctttcttaagCCATCTTCTGTAATTAGGATTTGCCAGTTATATATGCTAGTTGTGAGCTTTGTTAGTTATCTGCAAAGGCTCTTTGATACCTGATAATTAAAGCTTTAACTATAAGTGAGGTTTCAATAGTGCTAGGACTCTTTTAAGTTTTACCCTCATGTACAACCTGGTGTCTATGAAACCATATTGTCCAGAGGGTTGTGAAAGAGACTTGAAGAACATCATTCAGAACCTCGGGGTTTGTCTCTAATCTATTGCAATTAATCTAGTGAGATAGCCATCCTTTCAAGGAACTCTACCCATCCTCAGCGTTCTTAAGCATCAAGTCTGAGCCTAGCAATATGGTTCATCATTCGCAAAAAATTAGTGTGTAAAATCTGCAAATGATGAACCTACTGAGTAAATGGGCCTCTTTATATAAGTTTGAGAGTATAGTCACCTCGGCCTCAAAGAGTTGGGTTGGCCAACTATTTGGATAAGCATGATACAAGGGCTTCGTTACTtggtgaaaaatgaaaaagactttttctttttttgggtgagatAGTAACACAAAATAGTCTATGATAGCAAAATCTCGTGTATCATCAGCTAATAATTAGCATACAACATTAATACATTATAGCTATGCTCTTTCTTtgtcaaaaatcaaaatgttcAGAGAGTGGCCCCTTTAtgattatgatgatgatgttgatgagcCATACTCAAGTTGGAAGCTTCTGCGTGGTATACAAAACAATAGGATGAGATGACAGTcaaaaactacattttttttattttttgatttggcAAAAAATACCTatcatctcatctcatctcacACGCTACCTggtcctttccttttccttcttttttttttggggctagAATTGTGGGTTCattggaccttttttttttttttgactcagCATTGAACCACGCTGAATGGATTAGGTGATTTCTATCTATATTCTATTgtatgcttttttatttttcttcacagTGTGAAAGGTTTTACTCCTTTAATAACATGGTCTGTCCCACATCATTCATGATTAGTGGCATTAGAATGGACCGAATAATGGGTCAACCAGCCCTATCAATGTGTAGTTAGTAGGGAATTGAGTGTGTGGGTAAATGACATGTTCCACTAATGGACGTGTCGCATCAAATGGtacaatgattttttattatttaaacaatagtaCAATGACTTCTAAAGTATGCCTTTATAGGCCCAACTTTTATATGTTCCTAGTTTTCACACTACTTtccattaatttaaaaaaaaaacaaaaaacaaaagattcacaatacttttttttttttcttttttcttataggAAAATTCACAATACTTTATAGCTAGGGATCGTCCTATGCGGATCTGGATGCGGGTCCAGTGTTATGCAATTACCTCTCAATATGAAATATAAACGTTGattgagtaaatttttttttaatcttttttttttacatcatcaACTTCTACATCTCACATTAGAGTGATAATTGCATGTTCCATAGTACCATGCGAGATccttatgtttttatgtttttattttttatatatttttgagaaaatgattCACTTATATGGTTTCTACTTTCCGCAACcatacttaaaaattaaaatacgtccaataatttttttcaacaacacaGGTTCCttgtaaaaggaaaaaacaaaagaaaagaagatataagCCTTAATAGGCCCAACTTTTATATGTTCcta
It encodes:
- the LOC142624050 gene encoding pentatricopeptide repeat-containing protein At5g66520-like, with the translated sequence MISLHLLQATPHSLSSPSRSYPSPLNGLETCSTMAELKQYHSQLIRLGLSADNDAMGRVIKFCAVSKNGDLGYALQVFDTIPHPDAFIYNTIMRGYLQYQLPRNCIHLYSQMLQDSVEPNRFTFPSVIRACCNDNAIEEGQQVHAHVVKFGFEADGFSQNNLIYMYVNFQSLVKARRVFDKMHVRDVVSWTSLITGYSQWGFLDEAFEVFELMPERNSVSWNAMIAGYVQSNRFHEAFTLFDRMRAEKVVLDKFVAASMLSACTGLGALDQGKWIHGHIKRSGIELDSKLATTIIDMYCKCGSLDKASEVFNELPHKGISSWNCMIGGLAMHGKGEAAIQLFKEMEKEKVAPDNITFVNVLSACAHSGLVEEGRYYFNYMVEVHGIEPTTEHFGCMVDLLGRAGMLEEASELISKMPMSPDVGVLGALLGACKIHKNFELGEQIGKRVIELEPNNSGRYVLLANLYANAGRWEDVAGVRKLMNDRGVKKVAGFSMIELEGVVNEFIAGGKGHPQAQDIYIKVDEMLQRIRCVGYVPDTDGALLHDLVEEEKENPLYYHSEKLAIGFGLLKTRPGETLRISKNLRVCKDCHVATKLISKVYDREIIVRDRNRFHHFKNGQCSCKDYW